CATTGTATTTCTTAAGAGGAATAGGCGGCTTTTGTTATTGACTTTAAATAACTCCAATAATgcaactgatataatgataatataatatcatatatcaTACTCCCTTTCAAAGAGAAATTGACATGTAAATTGtaagaatatttagacattggtattgaatgtcaaaaaataaaatgaataaaatatacatttttaaactgtTGACATATCAGCTAATTCAGTTATTATTCAGTCATGGGGGTCACCTTGCTGAGTAAAACTCAGTGGCCAATATTTACACATATGCTGTCTATAGTTGAGGTTGTATCCGTATATTGTATGATGTCTTGATAATGTAAAAATCAGGAGAGGCCTAATTATTAGGTATATTGACTTGAAGATGATGTATGATTGTTAATCGCATTGCagtgtagggctgggcgatatagtAAAGATATTGTATCCTGGCATTATGCATAAAagaaaatgcatcagcagtggcagatccttgaaaaaatatttaattgctaTCTTATACTAGGTAAAATTACTTTTGTccaaaatatactgcaataaaaatgcTCACTTTAATGAAATGTACAGATGATATACTCAATATAGTATATTgttgatacaatattttttttaatatgacatGACAAAATATTATCATATTGCTTACCTGTGTTGCAGTGTATTTACAGTATTGTTGTTGTAATATTGGTTTTGCTAATCATTTTGAAGATTACTGAAGCTTCTCATTCATTTCAGCCATTATTGCACATTCATAAAATCCAGCTGTTTCtggttttgactgtgtgatttGGATGTTTTGCAGATTTACTGACTTCCACTCTCCTGCCTCGACGTGCTCTCCGTCACGTGCTGCCCTGCTGACCGGCAGACACGGCTTACGCAACGGAGTCACCCACAACTTTGCAAAAGGTTCTGTTGGAGGTCTTCCACTTAACGAGACCACATTTGCTCAGCTCCTCCGTGATGCAGGCTACTACACTGCCATGATTGGTACACGCAGCATGCCTTTAAAGCACTATTCAGCATAATTACACTCTCTAATTAACATTCTGATGGTTTTATAGTTCCTGATTAATGCCACACTGTCTCTACAGAGATCCTTAATGTGGCTCAAGTTTAAACGAAAAGCAAAGGCAGTAGTTTGAGTGATATAATGTTTTTATACTGACTGTCTGTTTGCAGTATGGCACTgcaagtaatattttttttaacaaaaacaaaattaaacatactGCATATTAAAAAGAAGGGTCTTTTTACTACAGGAAAATGGCATCTTGGACACAATGGTCTCTACCATCCAGTCCACAGAGGTAGGTGCTCAATATTAGTTTCAGTTCATATTAGTGTCTCACTCATAATATCCTTTAACCACATCAGATCAAACATTTACCAATGTGTTTTCCCCAAATGACTTCTCCTAACATTGCTGAGTAGTAAGCTAACAGAAGCATGTGAAGTTCAGAAAGATCAGAAAGATCTAATCACATGTTTTCTGCTTTTCTGTATAACAGGCTTTGATTATTACCTGGGTATTCCATACAGTAATGACATGGGCTGCACTGACAAGCCAGGCTATGACCTTCCCAGCTGCCCTCCATGTGAACAAAGTCTACATAGCAGGTGAGCTCATGCCTCTGGAACTCACATCAGATCATTAGTTCATATAGATCATTAGATTCAGGTTTCATGATCTGTCTTAAGCTCTTTGTTAAGAAGTGCCTTAAAAAAACTTCTGCTCAGCAGGAAGCGTGGGGAATGTGACAGTAAAGTGGCATTACCTCTATTTGAGAACCAGACTATCGTTGAGCAGCCCTTGGACCTGTGGGCCCTGACAGGACGGTATGCTAAAGCTGCAGTCAGGCAGATCCTGACTGCTAGGTATGTATTTTCTCTATAATCAAGTCAGGTCAAGTCAAGTCAGGAGGGTTTTATTGTCATTCCGACTGGGTACAATTACTCAATGGTGCAAAATTAAATCCTTCCAGGACTGTGGTGCTTTAACTATGAGGAAAACTGCTGAAAATTGTATATGGATTATTGAAATGAATGAATCATGTAAATGATGGAAGGATTATGGAAAGTGGTTCTGATTAGATAAGAGTTTTGCTCTAACACACTTAAAACAAGTACTGAAGATGTTTAAAGACATAACTAAGGCGAGTGACATCTTGTATCAAACATAATGTTGTGATTTCTGATTATTTTCACAATCAAATCATGTTAATCAGTCTATTATTTACTCCTTGTATACTTTTATATGTTTGCAATTTGCATGCATGTACtaaatattacacattttttatttgttaattattttatttttatgttacattatttattttgttaaataatgtttattttacacaaaatcagaCTCTTGGTAAAGCGCTGTTGAATAGAAAACCGACaaaagtttagtttattttgttgaATGTTTAATAATAGAATCAAGTGAATTGGACCTGAGATTTCCAGAATGTTGGTGAAGGTTTTAACTGCAATCTGTGGCCATCCTGACCAGATCATAACCAGgttcataacaaaaaaaaaaaaactaacaaaaataagtAGATGAATGAAGTGAAGGCCAAGTCATTATCATCTAATTTTTTTAGTCAAATATCCAGCTTCTTTGTCTTATTATGAGGAATATTTGTGTGCAGGAGTCACTAATAATGAGGACTAAATCCTGTACCCTAATTTTAAACCGATTTTAACCAGCTGTTTTGTTCTCAGAAGGGACTTTGATCTGCTGGTATGACATGCCTCATCTACAAACATCCCTGTTTAGTTTGACTGATCAAGCAGAGAACTGTGACGCTGACCTCTGACATAGTCCAAGGATAGATCACAAGTTGTTGGGAGTAATTTCTGCCCAGCTCCTATTTCACATTACTACCTTAGACTACAGTCTGAATCTAGAGACAGCTGAAAGTCAGTTTACAGTGTTTGTTATAAATacagagttttatatatatatatatatatatatatatatataactgagtTGTTCACTTTtctttcaaggttttttttttgcgcaTTTGTTGTTGTATTAGCTTATTGTTAATACAAGTATATTACCCTTTAAATGTAAATCTTCATAAAAACGAAACTGCATCATGTTTTGTgaacaaaaaatctgttttaaaagtttaagcaacaaatgtttaacatttttgctaattgtaaaaaaatgtatttcaccCAAAAGGAATCAACTGTCAGGAATGAAACCACAGGTGACAtggaagcagcagcagcttaGATTGTGTtcttcttcactcttcctccagactttttgggaccttgatttccaaattaaatgcaaaatttactatTGGTTAGTAGTAGTTTAGGAAgtaatgtcatctgctggtgttggtccaccaaatataaataaaaaaacttactagaatgacaaacaaacacacaatacaTTCTGACTACAGGTCATGAGTGTTATGGCATTGCTATGTGAATAGCGTtcattttctttttgtgtgtgtgtatttgcatctGTCTAGGAATAGGAGGCAGCCTTTCCTGCTGTATGTGGCTCTGGCTCACATGCACGTCCCTCTGTTCCATTACCGCTTTCTAAATGTAACTGGGAAGGATGCCTATTCTGCAAGCCTCAGTGATATGGACAGTTTGGTGGGGTCTATCATGCTTGCCATTGAGGCTTTCAGTGTGGAGAACACACTCATATGGTTTACTGGTGAGTGGATTATGAATTTTAGGTCCATATGATACATAAAGTCCCAATGAGGCTCCTTTGTGGAGGTGGCTTTCTGCTCttttatagtaaataataaatgtaacctTTTTTAGAGCTGCTTAAACATTAATTGGATAAAGCATCCCAGCATTAACAGGGGTGTGGATCTAAAGTCTTACTCTGGATCTTCCAGGTGATAATGGACCCTGGGAGCAAAAATGCCAGTTTGCAGGAAGCCCTGGGCCTTTTGTTGGGAGGTGGCAAACCAGCAGAGGTAAAGGAAAATAACtgatatacagtgtgtgtgtgtgtgtgtgtgtgtgtgtgcgtgtgtatttaCAGCATTATCTTAAAGTTTGCAATCACTGGacacataaatacatttttacatatacagtacgggacaaaagtttggaaacaccttctctagttttcaatgcgttttctttattttcatgactttttacattgtagattttcactgaaggcatcaaaactatgaatgaacacatgtggagttttatgtacttaacaaaagatgacctggcctccacagtcaccggacctgaacccaatccagatggtttggggtgagctggaacgcagagtgaaggcaaaggggccaacaagtgctaaacacctctgggaactccttcaagactgttggaaaaccatttcaggtgactacctcatttcaggtgaccacctcattgagagaatgccaagagtgtgcaaagcagtaatcagagcaaagggtatatattttgttaagtacataactctacatgtgttcattcatagttttgatgccttcagtgagaatctaaatAGGCATGaatataaagaaaacgcattgaaaaaaaagatgtgtatttttggcactataaggcacactgtataaggcacactattaatgaacgtctattttctggtctattttcatacgtaaggcgcaccgtattataaggtgcattaagtaagtaaagctaagctaagtgaacaaaactgtgtgcatttgtgtgtgtgtgtaggtggaggCTCAGCCAAGAGAACGACTTGGGAAGGAGGCCACAGGGTTCCAACAGTGGTCAGCTGGCCTGGGAAGATATCACCTAACACCAACAGCAGCGCACTGCTGAGGTTTGAGAACTTCTTCATAGGTTAAAAACATTatggttaggggtgtgccatatcatatcctaCACAATAGTATGGTCATcgtattatcatcatcatcaacaacttaaaaaaaaaaacatcccaatattgatagtaatattctgtcttaaaagcagtgatatttatattatgtttttttttttttttttactttttttttgttgcataaccttgaaattaagtcaatatttttttttaagtttcaatgTCATATTGCCAACGATATAGCTGTCACAAAtgtaccctaaaatattgtgatattattttagggccatattaaaCACCACAAATTGTGATCTATATTCTGACTTTATAAACAGTGTtgcgctctctcgctctcactctcttttctttctttcttccccttTATCTGCAGTGGTTTGGACATCTTTCCTACAGTCCTTTCTCTAGCAGGTGTGGAACCACCATCAGACAGACGTTACGAAGGCATTGACATAACAGATGTTCTGCTCCATGACGCTGACACTGGACATAAGGTATAATTGTGACACGTCACCTCAGGGGGTGGCTTGGAAATGTCTTTGTCTGTATAAGTTGTGTTGTGCTATCCTGTTAGTAAGGCTGAACAcagaccagtgtgctcatggcatgGCACCATGGATTGTGAATCATAATAGTAGAAGCCAGATGActgggaaaaatatttttttgttggtgtgcaggcatttaacattcctaacATTCCACAGTGTCAGATGTttaccaggaatatgtcatatACCTTCCATGTACCTTTTGGAAGTTTGCAATAAAATGACCATCTGTTAAATCACTGTATAACACACTAATTTATTCTGTCTTTTGTCATCAGAGTCTCATGCATCCAAACAGTGGAGCAGCAGGGCAATTTGGAGACCTGCAGACTGTGAGGGTGGGACGCTACAAGGCCTTTTACATCACAGGTCTCTGTCATAACTCAGAACTTCAAATAATtcagataattattattattcaaaatatatattcaataataatatattcaaATAATAAGTACCAGATTTtagaaaagaaatgagacacataAAATCTCCTAAACTACTATGTGTGGCTCAAGGCACAAATGATCATTTCTGAAGGTAGGGAAATCCCAGGAATActaataaatagaaatagaaatactaATTCTCGCATAAGGCTGCTTTAGAAGGATGAAGGGTGGTTAGACTTAGGCTTGTAATGTGTCAAATTACATGTAGATATGTAGATGTTAAAGACACAAGGTTTCAGGACACTGATAACTTAttctttaaaaacagttttttttaggacatttttTAAGTATTGAGTTTCAGACTTCATCCCATGCAGGTTCTTTGTTGACTTTCTTCTAGActgagctgctgttttattttctcAGGTGGTGCAGAAGCCTGTGGTGGAGGAACTGGAACACCAGAACTTCATGACCCTCCTTTGATTTTTGATCTCGCTAAGGATGAAGCAGAGGAGTCAGTACTGGATCCAGCTAGTGAAGAGTATCAGGCTGTCCTAAAGGACGTGGAACGTGAACGAGAGGCTCTACTGTGGGACATTGCCTTAGACAATGTGTCTATTGCAGACTACACTGTAACACAAGCTGCAGTGCCCTGCTGCCAGACACACAACCCTGCCTGCCGATGCCATGGTTCCAGCTAAACCCTGTAACTGCTAACTAAACAGTTGACCAAACAGCTAATTTTATTCAAAATCTTCCAATATACAGTGCtgggaaaaagtaagagaccacttcagtttctgattcagtttctctgattttgctatttataggtatatgtttaataaaatgaacattgttgttttattctataaactacagacaacagactacagatttatttgcagaaaataagaaatggctgaactaacaaGAAAGATATAAAGCTctaagaccttaaataatgcaaagaaaacaagttcatattcataaagttcaaaaatcaatatttggtgtaataaccctggttttcaatcacagttttcatggcatgttctcctccaccagtcttacacactgcttttgggtaacatTATGCCactaaaaattcaagcagttcaacttggtttgatggcttaatcatccattttcctcttgattatattcaagaggttttcatttggtaaaattaaagaaacttgtcatttttaagaggtctctagttttttttttagagctgtatcacCTTCAATTTCCAGATAATGTttaataggtagcagtttaaagATATTAGTGCAAagttatacactgacatgctacaTGTCAAGAGACAGAAATGAAGGGTATAATAGTATAATGTGGATGTGATATCTGTATATTTGTATGGACATTTCTAggcagatgccaccagtcacaacCATTACTACTCGTTACACTTAACTATATaattgtttaaaaagtttttcAATATTTTTGTGTGCAATATGATACTGCACACTattgctggccagtgtttagccttacaagataacacctcacaagcaATTCCACtcaatttatatactgctatccATTCCACCCATACCTATCCTGGCGTGTTAGATCTCATTTTGTATTTCAATGGCCTTTTATATGTTCACCGTTTTAaacgtttttaataaaatatttttttatgtttttaaattattttaatatttgtcattaaaataagaaaaaaaaaacatttacctttTAACAATCAAAGGGTTAGAAAAGCGGCGCAAACACTGAGAACTAGGAAATGTTACTTGAAATCAAACTGGTCCTACAGTACTATCATCTTGCAGACTTAAGCCGAAACCCCATTCAGGACTACTCACCTCACTAGACTTCGGAAGTGCACGAGTATCTCAATGAGGTGTGTGGACGGCTTATCTTCAGCATGGGGTACAGTATAGCATTGGGAGGGTCCTAATACAGCTGCTCCATTGTTGACATTACTGTAGAAGTATACTTCTATCTTCATGTTTTATCTCCATCAAGTGGTCAAACTGGGCAACACTgaaaataaaatagctttttaacaaaaatgtaaaaatcaatttaaaacacacacaaacacagctttaaCTGCTGTTAGTGGACAATTCTCAATCCAGCAGTgacattgaggtgtttaaaaactccagcagcactgctgtgtatgACCTTGAGGTCTTTGGAACACAAACAATGGAAAGTAAGGACTAAACGTGATGAACATGCAATGTGGTTCTCACAAATAAAGAGAGTacaaacagtttattttttcattttctttttttcaaattgtttttatttgtcattagtAAGTACATTAATAATTCCATACATGTACAGCTTTGAGGGTCTGTGCATACGTCTGGCCCTTTTGATCCTGgtttaacataataaaataaaatggactACTTTCGTGTATTTAAACTAAAGTTcaactaaaagtaaaaaacataatatCTAAATAAACTGCTATGTAAAACTAAATATGTGCTATATTGCATCTACGTCATCCCTGCATAAAAGCTCATCCTGAAAATCTCTGTAAACCATAGAAAACACTGCATACCGTTTAAAGAAACCTAGCTGATAAaatcaatataataaatataaagtcaTAGCCATCTTGTTTAGCATGATGTggagaacaacaaaaaaaatccccccaaaaaacttTCCCTTTACTGTTGATGTGTTTtatgtttatcagagtttccCTGTTCCCGTGAACAACATTATAAGCAGCATTTGTGAGACAGATTATTAGAAAGTAAAATAATTCCCAGAAGATTAGTGCAACTTTataactttttaaaacaattttaaactGTCCCTATTAACACCCTGAACCCTGTGCGTGCTggctatttatctgtttatactAGTTTAAAATCGTTCTGCAGCCTTCATCAGTGGGACTTGTAATCATCTGCGCTCATGAACACACTCTCACAGACTGGTGTGGGTGGCTCTGATCATGTGACAAATGAGTCTGATGAAGAAACACAGTAAATATAGGAACATATACAGATAGATGTACAGTGACTTAGCATATTCGTTTGGTTTAACAGACTGGCGTAATAGTAACAAAGATAACAGTAGATATATAGAACCATCAGTGCACTCCTCTTCCAAAGCTTGTGAAGACCAACATTAGCATACAGATGTTTAACTGGACTTTCTTGTGTTACAAGATGAGGCCCAACCCACCCCAGCAGCTAGCTCATATCTGCAATGCTAAATTAACTGCTTAGTTACCAATTTCTTAACACATTTTGTATTATATGTTAAATTtagctgtagtttttttttacagtgtgcatAATTAACACTCAATCACAGTTCCAAATAAGCCAGAGTAAATAACCAGTCTTGCAGTAGTACAACACAAGCAGACATCAATACAAGTATATGTggataaacacaaaaaataagctGAGTGCAAAAAACATGATGGATGCCTTTCTATAAACTTCATTACTAGCCATGCAACCCCAGAGAAGACAGACAAATGTTGGTCtgctgaaatcagatttttggctGTACATATTAAGGTTGTGTTCAGCCTGCAAATCCCCAATCTGATTAATAACATATCTACACTGTATTGTATCTGTACAGCCAGATACCACATTTTTGCAAACCAAATTCAATCCAAATTTGGAAGTGATTTAAAATGTCATTATAATTAGATTTGTACAGATGCATCTCATTCTGGAGGCTCTAGATGCTCAAATCAGATTCTAATATAACTTTTTCAGTCACTCACAAGCAGAGacc
This genomic stretch from Astyanax mexicanus isolate ESR-SI-001 chromosome 15, AstMex3_surface, whole genome shotgun sequence harbors:
- the arsg gene encoding arylsulfatase G isoform X1, with protein sequence MADAGFCVLLLCCSLVSGLVYYINRSFEHEDKIKISERPNFIIILADDIGWGDLWTKQSDSTTPWLHKLKVEGKRFTDFHSPASTCSPSRAALLTGRHGLRNGVTHNFAKGSVGGLPLNETTFAQLLRDAGYYTAMIGKWHLGHNGLYHPVHRGFDYYLGIPYSNDMGCTDKPGYDLPSCPPCEQSLHSSRKRGECDSKVALPLFENQTIVEQPLDLWALTGRYAKAAVRQILTARNRRQPFLLYVALAHMHVPLFHYRFLNVTGKDAYSASLSDMDSLVGSIMLAIEAFSVENTLIWFTGDNGPWEQKCQFAGSPGPFVGRWQTSRGGGSAKRTTWEGGHRVPTVVSWPGKISPNTNSSALLSGLDIFPTVLSLAGVEPPSDRRYEGIDITDVLLHDADTGHKSLMHPNSGAAGQFGDLQTVRVGRYKAFYITGGAEACGGGTGTPELHDPPLIFDLAKDEAEESVLDPASEEYQAVLKDVEREREALLWDIALDNVSIADYTVTQAAVPCCQTHNPACRCHGSS
- the arsg gene encoding arylsulfatase G isoform X2, which translates into the protein MADAGFCVLLLCCSLVSGLVYYINRSFEHEDKIKISERPNFIIILADDIGWGDLWTKQSDSTTPWLHKLKVEGKRFTDFHSPASTCSPSRAALLTGRHGLRNGVTHNFAKGSVGGLPLNETTFAQLLRDAGYYTAMIGKWHLGHNGLYHPVHRGFDYYLGIPYSNDMGCTDKPGYDLPSCPPCEQSLHSRKRGECDSKVALPLFENQTIVEQPLDLWALTGRYAKAAVRQILTARNRRQPFLLYVALAHMHVPLFHYRFLNVTGKDAYSASLSDMDSLVGSIMLAIEAFSVENTLIWFTGDNGPWEQKCQFAGSPGPFVGRWQTSRGGGSAKRTTWEGGHRVPTVVSWPGKISPNTNSSALLSGLDIFPTVLSLAGVEPPSDRRYEGIDITDVLLHDADTGHKSLMHPNSGAAGQFGDLQTVRVGRYKAFYITGGAEACGGGTGTPELHDPPLIFDLAKDEAEESVLDPASEEYQAVLKDVEREREALLWDIALDNVSIADYTVTQAAVPCCQTHNPACRCHGSS